The Brevibacillus brevis genome contains a region encoding:
- a CDS encoding 2,3-diketo-5-methylthiopentyl-1-phosphate enolase, with translation MSEQRILVTYLTQAKDLNKKAQAIAVGMTVGSWTDLPLAKQAELAPYLGEAVSATPLATLENGETRGLITVSYPTRNFTADIPSLLTGIFGKLSMDGKIKLVDIVFPDSFLQAFPGPKFGIDGLRERLGAHNRPLLMSIFKSCLGLPFDDLKTQFRAQALGGVDLVKDDEIFFADDRAPFIERIKAFKQIAQETEAETGKPVLYAANLTGPVHELNEKAKRAVDAGADCLLFNVLAFGFDALHRLAADPDVHVPIMAHPALAGAYYPSPDYGIATPLLLGTLMRVAGADLVLFPSPYGNVALDKTEALQLAKHLTDPLNGVRRSFPVPSAGIHPGLVPQLYQDFGLDQIVNAGGGIHGHPGGATAGAKAFVAAIEAVTAGRTLEEAAAESQELAIALEKWGGAR, from the coding sequence ATGAGTGAACAACGTATCCTCGTTACCTATCTCACACAAGCAAAAGACTTGAACAAGAAAGCGCAAGCCATTGCTGTCGGTATGACAGTCGGCTCCTGGACGGACCTGCCGCTTGCCAAGCAAGCTGAGCTAGCACCGTATCTCGGTGAAGCCGTGAGCGCGACACCACTTGCGACACTGGAAAACGGAGAAACACGCGGTCTGATTACCGTCAGCTATCCGACTCGTAATTTTACAGCGGACATTCCATCCCTGTTGACCGGAATATTCGGCAAACTATCGATGGATGGCAAAATCAAGCTCGTCGACATCGTTTTCCCTGACTCATTCCTCCAGGCTTTTCCGGGACCCAAGTTCGGCATTGATGGTCTGCGCGAACGTTTAGGGGCACATAACCGTCCGCTCTTGATGAGCATTTTCAAATCGTGCCTGGGTCTTCCTTTCGACGATCTGAAGACGCAATTCCGGGCGCAAGCCTTGGGTGGAGTCGATCTCGTGAAAGATGACGAAATCTTCTTTGCAGATGACCGTGCTCCTTTTATCGAACGGATCAAAGCGTTCAAGCAAATCGCACAAGAGACGGAAGCCGAAACAGGCAAGCCCGTCCTCTATGCAGCCAACTTGACTGGACCTGTGCATGAGCTGAACGAAAAAGCGAAACGTGCAGTAGATGCGGGTGCTGACTGCCTCTTGTTCAACGTGCTGGCCTTTGGTTTCGATGCCCTGCATCGTTTGGCAGCCGATCCTGATGTACACGTACCGATCATGGCACATCCAGCATTGGCAGGCGCTTACTATCCATCGCCTGACTACGGTATCGCCACCCCGCTTCTGCTCGGAACGTTGATGCGTGTAGCTGGGGCAGATTTAGTGCTCTTCCCATCTCCATATGGCAATGTCGCCTTGGACAAAACAGAAGCGTTGCAGCTCGCCAAGCATTTGACCGACCCGCTGAACGGTGTCCGCCGTTCCTTCCCGGTTCCGTCTGCCGGCATTCATCCAGGGCTGGTTCCACAGCTGTATCAAGACTTTGGTTTAGATCAAATCGTCAATGCAGGAGGCGGAATCCACGGTCATCCCGGTGGAGCAACCGCAGGAGCGAAAGCGTTCGTTGCTGCGATTGAGGCTGTCACCGCTGGCCGAACATTGGAAGAAGCCGCAGCGGAATCACAAGAGCTGGCGATCGCCCTGGAAAAGTGGGGTGGCGCACGATGA